Proteins encoded in a region of the Diospyros lotus cultivar Yz01 chromosome 9, ASM1463336v1, whole genome shotgun sequence genome:
- the LOC127809507 gene encoding putative lipid-transfer protein DIR1, with product MEGSTTMRTSFAALMVFLLASELCFDVATAAGECGYTPIEEAAASLRPCLEAARNPGAKAPPPCCAKVNALIRTSPRCLCAVLLSPLAKEFGVNPGIAISIPKRCCIGNRPVGKKCGRYTVP from the exons ATGGAAGGCTCTACTACGATGAGAACCAGCTTCGCCGCTTTGATGGTTTTCCTGTTGGCTTCGGAGCTTTGCTTCGACGTGGCCACGGCGGCCGGAGAGTGTGGGTACACGCCCATTGAGGAGGCGGCTGCAAGCTTGCGCCCCTGCTTGGAGGCCGCAAGGAATCCTGGCGCCAAGGCTCCGCCGCCGTGCTGTGCCAAAGTTAATGCGTTGATTCGAACGTCGCCGAGATGCCTGTGCGCCGTTCTGCTGTCGCCACTGGCGAAGGAATTCGGTGTCAATCCCGGGATTGCTATTTCCATTCCGAAGAGGTGTTGCATCGGGAACAGGCCCGTTGGGAAGAAGTGTGGAA GGTATACCGTGCCATGA
- the LOC127810128 gene encoding uncharacterized protein LOC127810128 isoform X1, translating into MGDLQSIAYSSSLGWDLHNLGAFNADNNIMSHYMENTPPFSSPLDSDFSTGYLQDALFEFGDRSKRRRLMLFADSQFKETNEPLKSYWDSSQTENCSENFSYLSQITSFNGVSGEALMYGSMSRMSGDGSVFTITEKKTAEGEEEEEEQEISAASDQALHSSASSHHKPLLNTSSSSFPLKQTLSSLDPISTSPDGDGEKRKQKVAKKRVAYPFAVVKPGGWDGDVTLNDINNRILMPPTRPVRHPVGDYACRPLVSPDGPGLSGKAVVAFTRIHTQGRGTITIIRTKG; encoded by the exons ATGGGCGACCTTCAGTCCATTGCTTACAGCAGCAGCCTAGGCTGGGATCTTCACAATCTTGGAGCTTTCAACGCTGACAACAACATCATGTCTCATT ACATGGAAAACACTCCGCCATTTTCATCTCCCTTGGATTCTGATTTCTCCACTGGTTATCTCCAAGATGCACTGTTTGAATTCGGCGATCGATCTAAACGACGTCGCTTGATGCTGTTCGCCGACAGCCAATTCAAAGAAACAAACGAACCTCTCAAG AGCTACTGGGACTCGAGCCAGACAGAGAATTGTTCAGAGAATTTTAGTTATCTGAGCCAGATAACTAGCTTCAATGGAGTTTCAg GTGAAGCATTAATGTACGGATCAATGAGCAGAATGAGTGGGGATGGAAGTGTTTTCACAATCACCGAGAAGAAAACGgcagaaggagaagaagaagaagaagaacaagaaatatCAGCAGCTTCAGATCAAGCTCTTCATTCATCTGCATCTTCTCATCACAAGCCCTTGCTGAATACCAGCTCCAGCTCCTTCCCTCTCAAACAAACCCTATCTTCATTAGACCCCATTTCTACCTCACCtg ATGGGGATGGGGagaagagaaagcagaaggtGGCGAAGAAGAGGGTGGCGTACCCATTTGCAGTGGTGAAGCCCGGAGGCTGGGACGGCGACGTGACGCTGAACGACATCAACAACCGCATCCTCATGCCGCCGACGAGGCCTGTCAGGCACCCCGTTGGCGACTACGCTTGCCGGCCGCTCGTTTCTCCGGACGGGCCCGGCTTGTCCGGCAAAGCTGTGGTGGCCTTCACCAGAATTCACACCCAAGGCAGAGGCACCATCACAATAATCAGAACCAaaggttaa
- the LOC127810128 gene encoding uncharacterized protein LOC127810128 isoform X2 produces MENTPPFSSPLDSDFSTGYLQDALFEFGDRSKRRRLMLFADSQFKETNEPLKSYWDSSQTENCSENFSYLSQITSFNGVSGEALMYGSMSRMSGDGSVFTITEKKTAEGEEEEEEQEISAASDQALHSSASSHHKPLLNTSSSSFPLKQTLSSLDPISTSPDGDGEKRKQKVAKKRVAYPFAVVKPGGWDGDVTLNDINNRILMPPTRPVRHPVGDYACRPLVSPDGPGLSGKAVVAFTRIHTQGRGTITIIRTKG; encoded by the exons ATGGAAAACACTCCGCCATTTTCATCTCCCTTGGATTCTGATTTCTCCACTGGTTATCTCCAAGATGCACTGTTTGAATTCGGCGATCGATCTAAACGACGTCGCTTGATGCTGTTCGCCGACAGCCAATTCAAAGAAACAAACGAACCTCTCAAG AGCTACTGGGACTCGAGCCAGACAGAGAATTGTTCAGAGAATTTTAGTTATCTGAGCCAGATAACTAGCTTCAATGGAGTTTCAg GTGAAGCATTAATGTACGGATCAATGAGCAGAATGAGTGGGGATGGAAGTGTTTTCACAATCACCGAGAAGAAAACGgcagaaggagaagaagaagaagaagaacaagaaatatCAGCAGCTTCAGATCAAGCTCTTCATTCATCTGCATCTTCTCATCACAAGCCCTTGCTGAATACCAGCTCCAGCTCCTTCCCTCTCAAACAAACCCTATCTTCATTAGACCCCATTTCTACCTCACCtg ATGGGGATGGGGagaagagaaagcagaaggtGGCGAAGAAGAGGGTGGCGTACCCATTTGCAGTGGTGAAGCCCGGAGGCTGGGACGGCGACGTGACGCTGAACGACATCAACAACCGCATCCTCATGCCGCCGACGAGGCCTGTCAGGCACCCCGTTGGCGACTACGCTTGCCGGCCGCTCGTTTCTCCGGACGGGCCCGGCTTGTCCGGCAAAGCTGTGGTGGCCTTCACCAGAATTCACACCCAAGGCAGAGGCACCATCACAATAATCAGAACCAaaggttaa